A region of Fibrobacter succinogenes subsp. succinogenes S85 DNA encodes the following proteins:
- a CDS encoding acyl-CoA thioesterase, whose amino-acid sequence MENAKTVKQSQVETRDIVHPSDVNAYNFVFGGHLTSLLDKAACIAACTHSRRKVTTVSIDNVRFFKPATVGTILTIKASVNRAFNTSMEIGVKVLGIDPQVSWQPQIICHAYMTFVALDENGRPTPIPSIIPETEDEIRRYEEAGIRREAKKKLATALENK is encoded by the coding sequence ATGGAAAACGCAAAGACAGTCAAGCAATCTCAAGTCGAAACCCGCGACATCGTTCACCCTTCCGACGTCAACGCCTACAATTTTGTATTCGGCGGACACCTGACATCGCTCCTCGACAAGGCAGCCTGCATTGCCGCCTGCACCCATTCCAGACGCAAAGTCACAACGGTCTCGATCGACAACGTGCGTTTTTTCAAGCCAGCCACAGTCGGAACCATTCTCACCATCAAGGCATCCGTAAACCGAGCCTTCAACACTTCCATGGAAATCGGAGTGAAGGTCTTAGGAATCGACCCGCAAGTATCCTGGCAGCCCCAAATCATCTGCCACGCTTATATGACATTTGTCGCCCTGGACGAAAACGGAAGACCGACCCCGATTCCCTCGATTATTCCCGAAACTGAAGACGAAATCCGCCGTTATGAAGAAGCCGGCATCCGCCGCGAAGCCAAGAAAAAACTGGCAACGGCCCTAGAAAACAAATAA
- a CDS encoding MATE family efflux transporter: protein MKQIDVKDRSLISLSWPLILTFAVSMIQPMMDSWFLSRTSETAAAGVGAMLPILGALFTALHAFSQSGASIVSQYIGAKQNSHASSTQTMVLFGSILLGIALTLIIYPLSGNIPQWMGLTEAPAEYATQFLSVVSFGFAFRALQTILTALIATHGLTIWNFVGNTLTIATNAALNVVFLEGLFGLPKMGVHGVALATALSWLISSGILWLVLKFKVHHHSKIRDWKRTRVLLPDWIRIGLPAAAEPISFQLFQVFITAMVVYIGTTAMTARVFAGNFAALSVILGVGLGSGNQILVAHLVGAHDYVKANRRVHQTLAVGITSGFLLSVAVALLGEHLLRLYTDNPEVLRLGKICLWCDVAVQPFKAVNFIVTTSLRAAGDSKFPALVGSGMMWTLGLATSLILAFVVGLDLPGLWLGMAADEFYRSFANIWRWKSGRWKSKAVV, encoded by the coding sequence ATGAAACAGATCGACGTCAAAGACCGCTCGCTCATCAGCCTTTCGTGGCCGCTAATCCTCACATTTGCCGTGAGCATGATCCAGCCCATGATGGACAGCTGGTTTTTGTCGCGCACTTCCGAAACCGCAGCCGCGGGCGTCGGCGCCATGCTCCCGATTCTCGGGGCTCTTTTCACCGCGCTCCACGCATTCTCGCAATCGGGCGCCAGCATTGTTTCACAGTACATTGGCGCAAAGCAGAACAGCCACGCAAGCAGCACACAAACGATGGTCCTTTTCGGGAGCATCCTTCTCGGCATCGCTCTCACGCTCATCATTTATCCGCTTTCCGGTAACATTCCGCAATGGATGGGACTCACCGAAGCCCCCGCTGAATACGCCACGCAATTTTTAAGCGTTGTTTCATTCGGATTCGCCTTCCGCGCCTTGCAAACCATTTTGACCGCCCTCATCGCAACCCACGGCCTTACCATTTGGAACTTTGTCGGTAACACGCTCACGATTGCCACAAACGCAGCCTTGAACGTCGTATTCCTCGAAGGACTTTTCGGACTCCCTAAAATGGGCGTTCACGGAGTCGCCCTCGCGACCGCACTTTCCTGGCTCATTTCTTCGGGAATCCTTTGGCTTGTGCTCAAGTTCAAAGTACACCACCACAGCAAAATTCGCGACTGGAAACGCACCCGCGTTCTTTTGCCCGACTGGATCCGCATCGGACTCCCCGCCGCCGCAGAACCCATCAGTTTCCAGCTTTTCCAAGTGTTCATCACAGCAATGGTCGTCTACATCGGCACAACCGCAATGACCGCCCGCGTGTTCGCAGGGAACTTTGCCGCGCTTTCCGTCATTCTCGGAGTCGGCCTTGGCAGCGGAAACCAGATTCTCGTGGCACACCTCGTCGGTGCTCATGACTACGTCAAAGCAAACCGCCGCGTCCACCAAACCCTCGCCGTGGGCATCACCAGCGGATTCTTACTATCCGTCGCAGTAGCCCTCCTCGGCGAACACCTGCTCAGGCTCTACACCGACAATCCCGAAGTCCTCCGCCTCGGGAAAATATGCCTCTGGTGCGATGTTGCCGTGCAACCCTTCAAAGCCGTAAACTTTATCGTCACCACATCGCTCCGTGCCGCAGGAGATTCCAAATTCCCGGCACTCGTCGGTAGCGGCATGATGTGGACGCTCGGCCTTGCAACCTCGCTTATCCTCGCATTTGTCGTTGGGCTCGACCTCCCTGGCCTTTGGCTTGGCATGGCCGCCGACGAATTCTACCGTTCGTTCGCGAACATTTGGCGCTGGAAGAGCGGCCGCTGGAAAAGCAAAGCGGTGGTTTAG